In one Achromobacter spanius genomic region, the following are encoded:
- the ilvA gene encoding threonine ammonia-lyase, biosynthetic, translating into MSTDYLKRILTSKVYDVAVESPLEAAPQLSARISNTVLLKREDTQAVFSFKLRGAYNKMANLPPAALNRGVIAASAGNHAQGVALAASRLGCRAVIVMPTTSPQVKIDAVRRLGGEVVLAGESFTDAFAHAQILEKKEKLTFVHPFDDPDVIAGQGTVGMEILRQHPGPIDAIFVAIGGGGLISGVAAYIKQLRPEIKIIGVQTEDSDAMLRSVRAGRRVQLNDVGLFSDGTAVKMVGAETFKLTRQYVDDFVVVNTDSICAAIKDVFQDTRSVLEPAGAMAVAGAKQYAAEHHLKGKTLVAIACGANMNFDRLRFVAERAEVGEMREAVFAVTMPEQRGSFRRFCELVGERSVTEFNYRISDADRAHVFVGIQVSSATEPDKIAANFRRHGFDTLDLTHDEMAKTHLRHMVGGRSALARNELLYRFEFPERPGALMRFLNAMNPDWNISLFHYRNQGADYGRILIGIQVPPTDKKQFRTFVAELGYPHWNETENPAYKLFL; encoded by the coding sequence ATGTCCACTGATTATCTGAAACGCATCCTGACTTCGAAGGTTTACGACGTAGCGGTCGAGTCGCCGCTGGAAGCCGCGCCCCAGCTATCCGCGCGGATTTCAAACACGGTGCTGCTCAAGCGCGAAGATACTCAGGCGGTGTTCAGTTTCAAACTACGCGGCGCCTACAACAAGATGGCCAATCTGCCGCCAGCCGCCTTGAACCGAGGCGTGATCGCGGCCTCTGCCGGCAACCACGCCCAAGGCGTGGCGCTGGCCGCCAGCCGCTTGGGCTGCCGCGCCGTCATCGTCATGCCCACCACCAGCCCGCAGGTAAAGATCGACGCCGTGCGCCGCCTGGGTGGCGAAGTGGTCCTGGCGGGCGAAAGCTTCACCGACGCCTTCGCGCATGCGCAAATCCTTGAGAAGAAAGAGAAGCTGACGTTCGTCCACCCCTTCGACGACCCCGACGTGATCGCCGGCCAGGGCACGGTGGGCATGGAGATCCTGCGTCAGCATCCGGGGCCGATCGACGCCATCTTCGTAGCCATCGGCGGCGGCGGGCTGATTTCCGGTGTCGCCGCCTACATCAAGCAACTGCGGCCCGAGATCAAGATCATTGGCGTGCAGACCGAAGATTCCGACGCCATGCTGCGCAGCGTGCGCGCCGGTCGCCGCGTGCAGCTGAACGACGTGGGCCTGTTTTCGGACGGCACTGCCGTCAAGATGGTGGGCGCTGAAACCTTCAAGCTCACGCGCCAATATGTGGACGACTTCGTGGTGGTCAATACGGATTCAATCTGCGCCGCCATCAAGGACGTGTTCCAGGACACGCGCAGCGTCCTGGAACCGGCGGGCGCCATGGCGGTGGCCGGCGCCAAGCAATACGCGGCCGAGCACCATCTGAAAGGCAAGACGCTGGTGGCCATCGCCTGCGGGGCCAACATGAACTTCGACCGCCTGCGCTTCGTGGCCGAACGGGCCGAGGTCGGCGAAATGCGCGAAGCCGTGTTCGCCGTGACCATGCCCGAGCAACGCGGCAGCTTCCGGCGCTTTTGCGAACTGGTCGGTGAACGCAGCGTCACTGAATTCAACTACCGCATTTCCGACGCGGACCGAGCGCACGTGTTCGTCGGTATCCAGGTGTCGTCCGCGACCGAGCCCGACAAAATCGCCGCCAACTTCCGCCGCCATGGCTTCGACACGCTGGACTTGACCCACGACGAAATGGCCAAGACGCACTTGCGCCACATGGTGGGCGGGCGTTCAGCGCTGGCGCGCAACGAACTGCTGTATCGCTTTGAGTTCCCGGAACGTCCCGGCGCGCTGATGCGCTTTCTGAACGCGATGAACCCGGACTGGAACATCAGCCTGTTCCACTACCGGAACCAAGGCGCGGACTATGGGCGCATCCTGATCGGCATCCAGGTGCCGCCCACGGACAAGAAGCAGTTCCGCACGTTTGTGGCCGAACTGGGCTACCCGCATTGGAACGAAACCGAGAACCCGGCCTACAAGCTGTTCCTGTAG
- a CDS encoding DUF3683 domain-containing protein, protein MNAPLASHILNGAMPPATPARLREIPYNYTSFSDREIVGRLLGDDAWSLLTDLRGERRTGRSARMLYEVLGDIWVVRRNPYLQDDLLDNPKRRKQLIDALHHRLGEIDRRREPGIPTEAGHDPHRDEKVVGLLARARSAIAAFEGEFDQTTMMRKQAQKVLGRITARDNIKFDGLSRVSHVTDATDWRVEYPFVVLTPDSEDEIAALVTACIELGLTIVPRGGGTGYTGGAIPLTWKSAVINTEKFDKLGKVESCILPGLTEPVAVIHAGAGVVTKRVSEAAEAAGFVFAVDPTSAEASCVGGNIAMNAGGKKAVLWGTALDNLAWWRMVDPDGNWLEVTRLEHNMGKIHDVETARFELKWFDGKGKPGERLLKTELLEIKGRVFRKEGLGKDVTDKFLAGLPGIQKEGCDGLITSARWVLHRMPRHTRTVCMEFFGQARDAIPSIVEVKGYLDGEGKARGAILAGLEHLDERYLRAVGYATKSKRGVLPKMVLIGDIVGDDDDAVAAAASEVVRLANTRHGEGFVAVSPEARKKFWLDRSRTAAIARHTNAFKINEDVVIPLPRMGEYTDHIERINIELSTSNKLKLLGALDAYLCTPLPVGKADDADIDSTRAEVLAERTRQALEVLGSVRQRWQWLLDNLDLPLAQALPELQALGLGDVQAALTDRLAAQPTARLFDVVQDRTIRVSWKIEVLPGLQRAFSGAAYKKIVDELIAIHGRVLKSRVFVALHMHAGDGNVHTNIPVNSDDYEMLREAHQAVDRIMQIARDLDGVISGEHGIGLTKYEFLTDAELAPFQDYKRRVDPNGHFNAGKLMPGADLRHAWTPSFNLMGHESLIMQQSDIGAISESIKDCLRCGKCKPVCATHVPRANLLYSPRNKILATSLLVEAFLYEEQTRRGVSLKHWEEFEDVADHCTVCHKCYNPCPVDIDFGDVSMNMRAVLRRMGRKSFNPGTASAMFFLNAKDPATINATRKAMVGVGYKVQRAAHDLFSGLVKKQTAKPPATVGKPPLREQVIHFVNKKMPGGLPKQAARKLLDIEDANYVPIIRDPKATTADTEAVFYFPGCGSERLFSQVGLATQAMLWHAGVQTVLPPGYLCCGYPQRGNGMTDKAEQIITDNRVLFHRVANTLNYLDIKTVVVSCGTCYDQLSGYEFDKIFPGCRLIDIHEYLLEKGIKLEGAKGVRYMYHDPCHTPMKLQEPMKTVRALVGDEAIKSDRCCGESGTLAVSRPDISTQVRFRKQEELLKGDAALRGDGFAGDVKVLTSCPSCLQGLSRYEGDVKMEADYIVVEMARHILGEGWMEDYVKRANAGGIERVLV, encoded by the coding sequence ATGAACGCCCCACTCGCTAGCCACATTTTGAACGGGGCGATGCCGCCCGCAACGCCCGCGCGACTGCGCGAAATCCCCTACAACTACACGTCGTTTTCCGACCGCGAGATTGTCGGCCGGTTGCTGGGCGATGACGCCTGGAGCCTGCTTACCGACCTGCGCGGGGAACGCCGCACGGGCCGTTCCGCGCGAATGCTGTACGAAGTGCTGGGCGATATCTGGGTGGTGCGGCGCAACCCGTACCTGCAGGACGACCTGCTCGACAATCCCAAGCGGCGCAAGCAGCTCATCGATGCTTTGCACCATCGCCTGGGCGAGATCGACCGCCGCCGTGAACCGGGCATCCCCACCGAAGCAGGCCATGATCCGCATCGCGACGAAAAGGTGGTCGGCCTGCTGGCCCGTGCCCGTTCCGCGATTGCCGCCTTCGAAGGGGAATTCGACCAGACCACCATGATGCGCAAACAGGCGCAGAAGGTGCTGGGCCGCATCACCGCGCGCGACAACATCAAGTTCGACGGCCTGTCGCGCGTGTCCCACGTGACGGACGCCACCGACTGGCGCGTGGAATACCCGTTCGTGGTGCTGACGCCCGATTCCGAAGATGAGATCGCCGCGCTGGTCACCGCCTGTATTGAACTGGGCCTGACCATTGTTCCGCGTGGCGGCGGCACGGGCTATACCGGCGGCGCCATCCCACTGACCTGGAAGTCGGCCGTCATCAACACCGAAAAGTTCGACAAGCTGGGCAAGGTCGAGTCCTGTATCTTGCCCGGGCTGACCGAGCCCGTGGCCGTCATCCACGCTGGCGCCGGCGTGGTGACCAAGCGCGTGTCCGAAGCGGCCGAGGCCGCGGGCTTTGTATTCGCGGTGGACCCGACGTCGGCCGAAGCATCGTGCGTGGGCGGCAACATCGCCATGAACGCGGGCGGCAAGAAGGCCGTGCTGTGGGGCACCGCGCTGGACAACCTGGCCTGGTGGCGCATGGTGGATCCGGACGGCAACTGGCTGGAAGTCACCCGCCTGGAACACAACATGGGCAAGATCCATGACGTGGAAACGGCGCGCTTCGAACTCAAGTGGTTCGATGGCAAGGGCAAGCCCGGCGAGCGTCTGTTGAAGACCGAACTGCTGGAAATCAAGGGCCGTGTGTTCCGCAAGGAAGGCCTGGGCAAGGACGTTACCGACAAGTTCCTGGCCGGCCTGCCCGGCATTCAGAAGGAAGGTTGCGACGGCCTGATCACGTCGGCGCGTTGGGTGCTGCACCGCATGCCGCGCCACACGCGCACGGTCTGTATGGAATTCTTCGGGCAGGCGCGTGACGCCATCCCGTCGATTGTCGAGGTCAAGGGCTACCTGGACGGCGAAGGCAAGGCGCGCGGCGCCATCCTGGCCGGCCTGGAGCATCTGGACGAACGCTATCTGCGCGCGGTGGGCTACGCCACCAAGAGCAAGCGCGGCGTGCTGCCCAAGATGGTTTTGATTGGCGACATCGTCGGCGACGACGATGACGCGGTGGCCGCCGCCGCCAGCGAAGTCGTGCGCCTGGCCAACACGCGCCATGGCGAAGGCTTTGTGGCCGTCAGCCCCGAGGCGCGCAAGAAGTTCTGGCTGGACCGCTCGCGCACCGCCGCCATCGCGCGCCACACCAACGCCTTCAAGATCAACGAAGACGTGGTGATTCCGCTGCCCCGCATGGGCGAATACACGGATCACATCGAACGCATCAACATCGAACTGTCGACCAGCAACAAGTTGAAGCTGCTGGGTGCGCTGGACGCCTACCTGTGCACGCCGCTGCCGGTGGGCAAGGCGGATGATGCGGACATCGACAGCACCCGCGCCGAAGTGCTGGCCGAACGTACGCGCCAGGCGCTTGAAGTGCTGGGCAGCGTGCGCCAGCGCTGGCAATGGCTGCTGGACAACCTGGACCTGCCGCTGGCGCAGGCGCTGCCTGAACTGCAAGCGCTGGGCCTGGGCGACGTGCAAGCCGCGCTGACCGACCGCCTGGCCGCGCAACCCACGGCGCGCCTGTTCGACGTGGTGCAGGACCGCACGATTCGTGTGTCGTGGAAGATCGAAGTGCTGCCCGGCCTGCAGCGTGCGTTTTCGGGCGCGGCGTACAAGAAGATCGTCGATGAGCTGATCGCCATCCACGGCCGTGTGCTGAAGAGCCGCGTGTTCGTGGCGCTGCACATGCACGCCGGTGACGGCAACGTGCACACCAATATCCCGGTCAACTCGGACGACTACGAGATGCTGCGCGAGGCCCACCAGGCTGTCGACCGCATCATGCAGATTGCCCGCGACCTGGACGGCGTGATTTCCGGCGAACACGGCATCGGCCTGACCAAGTACGAATTCCTGACCGACGCCGAGCTGGCGCCGTTCCAGGATTACAAGCGCCGCGTCGACCCCAATGGCCACTTCAACGCGGGCAAGCTCATGCCCGGCGCCGATTTGCGCCACGCCTGGACGCCCAGCTTCAATTTGATGGGCCACGAGTCGCTGATCATGCAGCAAAGCGACATCGGCGCCATCTCGGAATCCATCAAAGACTGTTTGCGCTGCGGCAAGTGCAAGCCAGTGTGCGCCACCCACGTGCCGCGCGCGAATCTGCTGTATTCGCCGCGCAACAAGATCCTGGCGACCTCGCTGCTGGTCGAAGCCTTCTTGTACGAAGAGCAGACTCGGCGCGGCGTCAGCCTGAAGCACTGGGAAGAATTCGAAGACGTGGCTGACCACTGCACGGTCTGCCACAAGTGCTACAACCCCTGTCCGGTGGATATCGACTTCGGCGACGTGTCGATGAACATGCGCGCCGTGCTGCGCCGCATGGGTCGCAAGTCTTTCAACCCGGGTACGGCCAGCGCCATGTTCTTCTTGAACGCGAAGGACCCGGCCACGATCAACGCCACGCGCAAGGCGATGGTGGGCGTGGGCTACAAGGTGCAGCGCGCGGCGCACGACCTGTTTTCGGGCCTGGTGAAAAAGCAGACGGCCAAGCCGCCAGCCACCGTGGGCAAGCCGCCGCTGCGCGAGCAGGTCATTCACTTTGTGAACAAGAAGATGCCGGGCGGGCTGCCGAAGCAGGCCGCGCGCAAGCTGCTGGATATCGAAGACGCGAACTACGTGCCGATCATCCGCGACCCCAAGGCCACGACCGCCGATACGGAAGCCGTGTTCTATTTCCCGGGCTGCGGTTCAGAGCGCCTGTTCTCGCAAGTGGGCCTGGCCACGCAAGCCATGCTGTGGCATGCGGGCGTGCAGACGGTGTTGCCGCCGGGTTATCTGTGCTGCGGCTATCCCCAGCGCGGCAACGGCATGACGGACAAGGCCGAGCAGATCATTACCGATAACCGTGTGCTGTTCCATCGGGTCGCCAATACGCTGAACTACCTGGACATCAAGACGGTGGTGGTCAGTTGCGGCACCTGCTACGACCAGTTGTCCGGCTATGAATTCGACAAGATCTTCCCGGGCTGCCGCTTGATCGACATTCACGAGTATTTGCTGGAAAAGGGCATCAAGCTGGAAGGCGCCAAGGGCGTGCGCTACATGTATCACGACCCCTGCCACACGCCGATGAAGCTGCAAGAGCCGATGAAGACGGTGCGGGCGCTGGTGGGCGATGAAGCCATCAAGAGCGACCGCTGCTGCGGGGAATCGGGCACGCTGGCGGTCAGCCGGCCGGACATTTCCACGCAGGTGCGTTTCCGCAAGCAGGAAGAACTGCTGAAGGGTGACGCGGCGCTGCGCGGTGATGGCTTTGCCGGCGACGTGAAGGTGCTGACGTCATGCCCGTCGTGCTTGCAGGGGCTGTCGCGCTATGAAGGCGACGTCAAGATGGAAGCGGATTACATCGTCGTCGAGATGGCCCGGCACATTCTGGGTGAGGGGTGGATGGAAGATTACGTGAAGCGCGCGAACGCGGGTGGGATTGAGCGGGTGCTGGTGTGA
- a CDS encoding porin, with the protein MKKTLLAVALLAGFASAAQAADSVTLYGLIDAGIGYEQVKFNGVKQSRVGGVQGVSSGSRFGLRGTEDLGDGLRAVFTLEGGFGPMNGKSAQNGRLFGRQATVGLDSDSWGRLEFGRQTNLASKYFGSIDPFSTSYNTANMGTTFGSANTMRLDNMVLYQTPSLGGFKAGIGYSFSADDTVSDTTQTGFATGDNNRVLTVGMQYVNGPLNLAAAYDRFDPTNDRVGGKSAARIQEYIIGGSYDFEVVKLAAAFGQTRDGWFVGQNMGTTPEGMNTLGSFKLADGFRANSYMIGATVPLGRHAVFGSWQRATAGNDKLTGDDATFNVYSLGYTYDFTKRTNLYAYASYGDNYAFQHDARDTAVAVGMRHRF; encoded by the coding sequence ATGAAGAAGACGCTATTGGCCGTTGCGTTGCTGGCAGGCTTTGCCAGCGCCGCGCAAGCCGCTGACTCCGTAACGCTGTACGGCTTGATCGACGCGGGTATCGGTTACGAGCAAGTGAAATTCAATGGGGTGAAGCAAAGCCGCGTCGGCGGCGTGCAGGGCGTAAGCAGCGGCTCGCGTTTCGGCCTGCGCGGCACGGAAGACCTGGGTGACGGCCTGCGCGCCGTGTTCACCCTGGAAGGCGGCTTCGGCCCCATGAACGGCAAGTCGGCCCAGAACGGCCGCCTGTTCGGCCGCCAGGCCACCGTGGGCCTGGACAGCGATTCCTGGGGCCGTCTGGAATTCGGTCGTCAGACGAACCTGGCGTCGAAGTACTTCGGTTCGATCGACCCGTTCTCCACGAGCTACAACACCGCCAACATGGGCACCACGTTCGGCAGCGCCAACACGATGCGCCTGGACAACATGGTGCTGTACCAAACCCCCAGCCTGGGCGGCTTCAAGGCCGGCATCGGCTATTCGTTCAGCGCCGACGACACCGTCAGCGACACCACGCAGACCGGCTTCGCCACCGGCGACAACAACCGTGTGCTGACCGTTGGCATGCAGTACGTGAATGGCCCCTTGAACCTGGCCGCGGCCTATGACCGCTTCGATCCGACCAACGACCGCGTTGGCGGCAAGAGCGCGGCTCGCATCCAGGAATACATCATCGGCGGTTCGTACGACTTTGAAGTCGTGAAGCTGGCGGCCGCATTTGGCCAGACCCGCGACGGCTGGTTCGTGGGCCAGAACATGGGCACCACGCCGGAAGGCATGAACACGCTGGGCTCGTTCAAGCTGGCCGACGGCTTTCGCGCCAACTCGTACATGATCGGCGCCACCGTGCCTTTGGGCCGCCACGCCGTGTTCGGTTCCTGGCAGCGCGCCACCGCCGGCAACGACAAACTGACCGGCGATGACGCCACGTTCAACGTCTACAGCCTGGGCTACACCTACGACTTCACCAAGCGCACCAATCTGTACGCCTACGCGTCTTATGGCGACAACTACGCGTTCCAGCACGACGCGCGCGACACCGCCGTTGCTGTCGGCATGCGCCACCGTTTCTAA
- a CDS encoding LysR family transcriptional regulator codes for MDIQLNDIALFVEVAKRKNFSHAAEALNIPTSTLSRRVSELERSVGMRLLNRSTRKIDLTEAGAIYFERCRHIVEEARIAHDQLLDMAVQPKGRLRISLPTSLAQLFLPAVIREFREQHPDIECDFDLSMRPIDPISNPFDLVLRFGQQPDSSLISRKIVLMAHQLYASPEYLARYGEPRVPADLAHHECLRPTMREESSFWMLHSGDKVERVQVSGRLSANNVGMLGRLAGQGLGITPLLVFDAMERAINQAGLVRVLPDWSLTPLPLFALLPSRMLPAKTKAFLDFIQPRLSDS; via the coding sequence ATGGATATCCAGCTTAACGACATCGCGCTCTTTGTCGAAGTCGCCAAGCGCAAGAATTTCAGCCACGCCGCCGAAGCCCTGAATATTCCGACATCCACGCTCTCGCGCCGCGTCAGTGAACTGGAACGCAGCGTCGGAATGCGGCTGCTGAACCGCAGCACGCGCAAAATCGATCTGACCGAAGCTGGCGCCATCTATTTCGAGCGCTGCCGGCACATCGTCGAGGAAGCGCGCATTGCGCATGACCAATTGCTGGACATGGCGGTGCAGCCCAAAGGGCGTTTGCGCATTTCACTACCCACCAGCTTGGCGCAATTGTTCCTGCCCGCCGTCATACGCGAGTTTCGCGAACAGCACCCCGACATCGAATGCGATTTCGATCTGAGCATGCGTCCGATCGACCCGATCAGCAATCCGTTCGATTTGGTTCTGCGCTTCGGACAGCAGCCCGATTCCAGCCTGATTTCGCGCAAGATCGTGCTGATGGCGCACCAGTTGTATGCGTCGCCGGAGTATCTGGCGCGCTATGGTGAACCGCGCGTGCCCGCGGACCTGGCCCACCACGAATGCCTGCGCCCCACGATGCGCGAAGAATCGTCGTTCTGGATGCTGCATTCCGGCGACAAGGTAGAGCGCGTGCAAGTGTCGGGCAGGTTGTCGGCGAACAATGTAGGCATGCTGGGACGCCTGGCCGGCCAGGGCTTGGGCATTACGCCGCTGCTGGTATTCGACGCGATGGAACGCGCCATCAATCAAGCGGGCCTGGTGCGCGTGCTACCCGATTGGAGCCTGACGCCCCTGCCGCTATTCGCCCTGCTGCCCTCGCGCATGCTGCCCGCAAAAACCAAGGCGTTCCTGGATTTCATCCAACCGAGGCTGTCCGATTCGTAG
- a CDS encoding YqaA family protein, which yields MEESLLSAVHWLMGTLALPSVGLSAIFTVSLVSATLLPLGSEPAVFGYIKLSPDMFWPAILVATVGNTVGGAISYAMGLGAGKAVERWKEKHPHPHPDATESGRMRGRWNERAHDWLHRMGPPALLLSWLPAVGDPLCAVAGWLRLSFWPCVIYMAIGKFLRYLTMTASLLWFFPGQI from the coding sequence ATGGAAGAAAGCCTCTTATCAGCGGTTCACTGGCTCATGGGCACCTTGGCGCTGCCCTCGGTGGGTTTGTCCGCCATCTTTACGGTGTCGCTGGTGTCCGCCACTTTGCTTCCGCTGGGCTCCGAGCCCGCGGTGTTTGGGTATATCAAGCTGTCGCCCGATATGTTCTGGCCGGCCATCCTGGTGGCAACGGTGGGCAATACCGTGGGCGGGGCCATCAGCTACGCCATGGGCCTGGGTGCTGGAAAAGCGGTGGAACGCTGGAAGGAAAAACATCCCCATCCTCATCCCGACGCCACGGAAAGCGGAAGGATGCGGGGTCGCTGGAACGAGCGCGCCCACGATTGGTTGCACCGCATGGGGCCGCCGGCCTTGCTGCTGTCCTGGCTGCCCGCCGTCGGTGACCCGCTGTGCGCCGTAGCGGGGTGGCTGCGTCTGTCGTTCTGGCCGTGCGTCATCTACATGGCCATCGGCAAGTTTCTGCGGTATCTGACCATGACGGCCAGTCTGTTGTGGTTCTTCCCGGGCCAGATCTAA
- a CDS encoding adenine phosphoribosyltransferase, with translation MQTDNAEAIRRTIRSVPDWPQPGVTFRDITPVLQDPRAFRVLIDLFVYRYMRQRLDLVAGVDARGFIVGSVLAYELNLGFVPVRKKGKLPFRTVAEEYSLEYGNAAVEMHTDSVRTGQRVLLVDDLIATGGTMLAAIKLLQRLGANVVEAAAIIDLPDLGGSAKVAATGTPLFTVCQYGADTP, from the coding sequence ATGCAGACCGACAACGCCGAGGCCATCCGGCGCACCATCCGCAGCGTTCCGGACTGGCCCCAACCCGGTGTCACTTTCCGCGACATCACGCCCGTCCTGCAGGACCCGCGGGCGTTCCGGGTTCTGATCGATCTGTTCGTTTACCGCTATATGCGCCAACGCCTTGACCTGGTGGCGGGCGTGGACGCGCGCGGTTTCATCGTGGGCAGCGTGCTGGCCTATGAGCTCAACCTGGGTTTCGTGCCGGTGCGCAAAAAGGGCAAGCTGCCTTTCCGTACCGTGGCCGAGGAATATTCGCTGGAATACGGCAACGCGGCGGTTGAGATGCACACGGATTCCGTGCGCACCGGTCAGCGCGTACTGCTGGTCGATGATTTGATCGCCACGGGCGGCACGATGCTGGCCGCGATCAAGCTGCTGCAACGCCTGGGCGCGAATGTCGTGGAGGCTGCCGCGATCATTGATCTGCCTGATCTGGGCGGGTCAGCGAAAGTGGCGGCGACGGGTACGCCGCTGTTTACGGTTTGCCAGTATGGGGCGGATACGCCTTAG
- a CDS encoding DUF4148 domain-containing protein → MKALASALMVTATLVGMSAAHADGKTREQVQQELQAAKAAGQVTFGELDYPPATVQQTSLTRAQVQQELQAAKIAGQVTSAELDYPPKAAVSQAGGKTREQVRQELAEAKASGEYTFGELDYPPQGK, encoded by the coding sequence ATGAAAGCACTAGCAAGCGCACTTATGGTCACCGCAACCCTGGTTGGCATGTCCGCCGCCCACGCCGATGGCAAGACGCGTGAGCAGGTTCAGCAAGAACTGCAAGCCGCCAAGGCCGCCGGCCAAGTCACGTTTGGTGAACTGGATTACCCGCCCGCCACGGTGCAGCAAACCAGCCTGACGCGCGCTCAGGTCCAACAAGAACTGCAAGCCGCGAAGATCGCCGGCCAAGTCACTTCCGCCGAACTGGACTACCCGCCCAAGGCTGCCGTGTCGCAAGCCGGCGGCAAGACGCGCGAACAAGTGCGCCAGGAATTGGCCGAAGCCAAGGCCAGCGGCGAATACACCTTTGGTGAACTCGACTACCCGCCCCAGGGCAAGTAA
- the cydC gene encoding thiol reductant ABC exporter subunit CydC: MKNLLLLLPLYARRKSGLLLALFCALATVAAGVGLLGVSGWFLTGAALAGAGGVFNLFAPSALVRGLSFLRIVSRYADRVVGHSATLRLLADLRATVFGALIRLTPRQLARYRNGDLVARMTGDVDALDTVFLFVLAPLATAVLAGAVLTAVLGMWVPAAALAFALALLTACVLVPLWLLRAARKPGAAAQESAAGLRAATLDAVDGHADMVALHAQAQTAEYFERLCEASALARRSQARVAARGQWFLQVAAGVSVLALLWFGLGTHEAGDIEGPVLVGLLLAVIGIFEVAGPIMRGASRMGSAMTAAARIREVTQAQPDMLDPTAPRPLPASGALELDGVSFRYPARSAGASPTVLDGIDLRVEFGERVAILGASGAGKSTLLHLILRLEDPHAGQVRFGGCDARACTQGDWHRRIALLSQDAPVFLGTLRTNLLIGDATADDAALWRALDAARLGDFVRALPEGLDTWAGETGSQLSAGQARRLCLARALLSPAAVIVLDEPTAGLDAVAEADFLSDLERAVQGRTVVLATHAALPPGAVDRCLQLRNGRLHDVSSRAAILA; this comes from the coding sequence ATGAAAAACCTGTTGTTGCTCTTGCCTCTGTATGCACGCCGTAAAAGCGGGCTTTTGCTCGCATTGTTCTGCGCGCTGGCAACGGTGGCGGCGGGTGTTGGGCTGCTGGGTGTTTCCGGTTGGTTCCTCACCGGCGCCGCGCTGGCGGGCGCGGGCGGTGTCTTCAATCTGTTTGCGCCGTCCGCGCTGGTGCGCGGGCTTTCCTTCCTGCGTATCGTGTCCCGTTACGCGGATCGCGTGGTGGGCCATTCCGCCACCTTGCGTCTGCTGGCGGACTTGCGCGCCACGGTGTTCGGCGCCTTGATCCGTTTGACGCCTCGCCAACTGGCGCGCTATCGAAACGGCGATCTGGTCGCGCGCATGACGGGCGACGTCGATGCCTTGGATACGGTGTTCCTGTTTGTGCTGGCGCCTTTGGCAACGGCGGTGCTGGCCGGTGCGGTGCTGACCGCGGTGTTGGGCATGTGGGTGCCTGCCGCCGCGCTGGCGTTCGCGCTGGCACTGCTGACCGCCTGCGTGTTGGTGCCCCTGTGGCTGCTGCGCGCCGCGCGCAAGCCAGGCGCGGCTGCGCAGGAAAGCGCGGCGGGATTGCGCGCGGCAACCCTGGATGCAGTGGACGGCCACGCGGACATGGTGGCGTTACACGCGCAAGCGCAGACGGCCGAGTATTTTGAACGTTTGTGCGAGGCCAGCGCGCTGGCTCGCCGCAGCCAGGCGCGCGTTGCCGCAAGGGGACAGTGGTTCTTGCAGGTGGCCGCGGGCGTGTCGGTGCTGGCATTGCTGTGGTTCGGCTTGGGCACGCACGAAGCGGGCGACATCGAAGGGCCGGTGCTGGTGGGGCTGCTGCTGGCGGTCATCGGTATTTTTGAAGTGGCGGGGCCGATCATGCGGGGCGCATCCCGCATGGGTTCCGCCATGACGGCGGCGGCACGCATCCGCGAGGTGACGCAGGCGCAGCCCGACATGCTCGACCCGACCGCGCCACGCCCCTTGCCGGCCAGCGGTGCGCTGGAACTGGACGGCGTGAGCTTTCGCTACCCCGCTCGGTCGGCGGGGGCCAGCCCGACGGTGCTGGATGGTATCGACCTGCGGGTGGAATTCGGCGAGCGCGTGGCGATCCTGGGCGCCAGCGGGGCGGGCAAGTCCACCTTGTTGCACTTGATTCTGCGCTTGGAAGACCCGCACGCCGGGCAGGTGCGCTTTGGCGGCTGCGATGCGCGCGCCTGTACGCAAGGTGACTGGCATCGGCGTATTGCCTTGCTGTCGCAGGATGCGCCCGTGTTTCTGGGCACGTTGCGCACCAATTTGCTGATTGGTGACGCCACAGCCGACGACGCGGCGTTGTGGCGTGCGTTGGACGCCGCCCGTCTGGGCGATTTCGTGCGCGCGTTGCCGGAAGGACTGGACACCTGGGCAGGAGAAACGGGGTCGCAGTTGTCGGCGGGGCAGGCGCGCCGCCTGTGCCTGGCGCGCGCATTGCTGTCACCAGCTGCCGTTATCGTGCTGGACGAGCCGACTGCCGGGTTGGATGCCGTCGCCGAGGCCGACTTCTTGAGCGACCTGGAGCGCGCAGTGCAGGGACGCACCGTGGTGCTGGCCACGCACGCGGCGCTGCCGCCCGGCGCGGTGGACCGTTGCCTGCAATTGCGCAATGGACGATTACATGACGTGTCATCGCGGGCGGCAATCCTGGCTTAA